A genomic window from Candidatus Sericytochromatia bacterium includes:
- a CDS encoding glycine--tRNA ligase: MTQVATDLMEKIVSLAKRRGLIFPSSEIYGGLGSTWDYGPLGVLLKNNVKQAWWRAVVQRRQDMVGMDAAILMHPQAWVASGHVETFHDPLVDDKQTKQRFRADHLLAQMLDEYLTSGSSSLVKKGHETFLPEFAAWVEAHSLEALLKDKPRCQEVFSHMVSPAGGELTEPRNFNLMFKTFLGPVEDSAAVVYLRPETAQGIFVNFRNVQTASRKKPPFGIAQIGKSFRNEITPGNFTFRTREFEQMEIEFFSPPDQAQHWHQHWIDARYNWYLDLGMKTENIRRRDHGADELAHYAAGCVDFEYRFPFGWSELEGVANRTDFDLRQHQTLSGKDLTFFDEESKQAYLPHVIEPSAGADRATLAFLVDSYDEEADAKGETRVVLRLHPMLAPYKVAVLPLSKKPELTEPARKLATHLAQFWSVDYD, encoded by the coding sequence ATGACACAAGTGGCCACGGATTTGATGGAAAAGATCGTCTCGCTGGCGAAGCGGCGTGGGCTGATTTTTCCCAGCAGTGAAATTTATGGTGGCCTCGGTAGCACCTGGGACTACGGTCCGCTCGGGGTCTTGCTCAAGAACAACGTGAAGCAGGCGTGGTGGCGGGCGGTGGTGCAACGTCGCCAGGATATGGTGGGTATGGATGCCGCCATCTTGATGCATCCGCAGGCCTGGGTGGCCTCCGGGCACGTGGAAACCTTTCACGACCCCCTCGTGGACGACAAGCAAACCAAGCAACGCTTTCGGGCTGATCACTTGCTGGCGCAGATGCTGGACGAGTACCTGACGTCGGGCAGCTCCAGCCTGGTCAAGAAGGGCCATGAAACCTTTCTTCCGGAGTTTGCCGCCTGGGTCGAGGCCCACTCACTGGAGGCCTTGTTGAAGGACAAGCCCCGTTGTCAGGAGGTCTTCTCCCACATGGTCAGCCCGGCAGGGGGAGAACTGACGGAACCGCGCAACTTCAATCTGATGTTCAAGACCTTCCTGGGCCCGGTGGAAGATTCTGCCGCGGTGGTGTACCTGCGACCGGAGACCGCGCAGGGGATCTTCGTGAACTTCCGCAACGTTCAGACGGCCAGTCGGAAGAAGCCTCCATTCGGGATTGCCCAGATTGGAAAGTCGTTCCGGAACGAGATCACGCCCGGTAACTTCACCTTCCGCACGCGCGAATTCGAGCAGATGGAGATCGAATTCTTTTCGCCGCCGGATCAGGCTCAGCACTGGCATCAACACTGGATTGACGCGCGTTATAACTGGTACCTGGACCTTGGCATGAAGACGGAAAACATCCGTCGCCGCGACCACGGGGCCGATGAGTTGGCCCACTACGCCGCTGGTTGCGTCGACTTCGAATACCGCTTTCCGTTTGGTTGGTCGGAATTGGAGGGGGTTGCCAATCGGACCGACTTCGATCTGAGGCAACACCAGACCCTGTCAGGCAAGGATCTCACGTTTTTCGATGAGGAATCCAAGCAGGCCTACTTGCCGCACGTGATCGAGCCTTCGGCCGGTGCGGACCGCGCGACCCTGGCTTTCCTGGTGGATTCCTACGACGAGGAAGCCGACGCCAAGGGGGAGACGCGCGTGGTGCTCCGCTTGCATCCGATGCTTGCGCCTTACAAGGTGGCCGTGTTGCCCCTGTCCAAGAAGCCTGAATTGACCGAACCTGCTCGCAAACTGGCCACGCATCTGGCCCAATTCTGGTCGGTCGATTACGACG
- a CDS encoding secretin N-terminal domain-containing protein gives MVGAAQTLSRVLLAGTVCFVGLAASPVWAQEAIGEGNNAITDQLINFKDIPALIKNPTFVTLKFDNADVREVLRLIAQRGGMNLIIDESVKGRFTIDVRAVPLDEFFGIVLRTNGLAARRVGTSLLIADEKELRDKIDATQAATFRLNNAQAAEAMRILMGILDPKTAGKVKILADARTNSLIITGTGEDLNKLRNTIRAIDVAAPQVVIEVKLVEVNRGALKSLGGEFGFAGSKFGFANNVTDPNVTANGQPNAGIPASGGGTAVTFSSLGNVTSNLNARITALVQRGEAQVLANPRVATQDNVQAEIAIVNKFPVISTNFVGGQGGGALATENVQFQDIGERLIITPRIDTNGFVTMDIQPTISVRGKDVIVNRNPVPEINERRLKTRMRVADGETVVIGGLIRRNTTSSIVKMPVLGDLPGIGFLFRQETANNDETEVIIMVTPHIKSGERLTD, from the coding sequence ATGGTGGGTGCGGCTCAAACCCTTTCGCGGGTTCTTCTCGCCGGCACGGTCTGCTTCGTCGGTTTGGCTGCCTCGCCTGTCTGGGCGCAAGAGGCCATTGGCGAGGGAAACAATGCCATCACGGATCAGCTGATCAACTTCAAGGACATTCCGGCCCTCATCAAGAACCCCACCTTTGTGACCCTGAAGTTCGACAATGCGGATGTCCGTGAGGTCCTGCGCCTGATTGCGCAGCGGGGCGGCATGAACCTCATCATTGATGAAAGTGTTAAAGGGCGCTTCACCATCGACGTTCGCGCGGTCCCCCTCGACGAATTTTTCGGCATCGTGTTGCGCACCAACGGACTGGCGGCCCGGCGGGTCGGCACCTCGCTGCTGATTGCCGACGAGAAGGAACTGCGAGACAAGATCGACGCCACGCAGGCCGCGACCTTTCGCCTGAACAATGCGCAAGCGGCAGAGGCCATGCGGATTCTGATGGGGATCCTGGATCCGAAGACCGCGGGTAAGGTCAAGATCCTGGCTGACGCCCGCACCAACTCGCTGATCATTACCGGTACGGGAGAAGACCTCAACAAGCTTCGCAACACCATCCGGGCGATCGACGTGGCCGCTCCCCAGGTCGTGATCGAGGTCAAACTGGTGGAGGTGAACCGGGGGGCCTTGAAGAGTTTGGGGGGCGAGTTCGGCTTTGCCGGCTCCAAATTCGGCTTCGCGAATAACGTGACCGATCCCAACGTCACTGCCAACGGGCAGCCGAATGCCGGGATCCCGGCTTCGGGTGGTGGAACTGCCGTGACCTTCTCTTCCCTGGGCAATGTGACCTCCAACCTCAACGCCCGCATCACGGCTTTGGTGCAACGTGGTGAGGCTCAGGTGCTGGCGAACCCACGCGTCGCCACGCAGGACAACGTTCAGGCAGAAATTGCGATTGTCAATAAATTTCCGGTCATTTCCACCAACTTCGTGGGTGGACAGGGCGGCGGCGCGCTGGCCACTGAAAACGTTCAATTTCAGGACATCGGGGAACGCTTGATCATCACGCCGCGGATCGACACCAACGGGTTCGTGACGATGGACATTCAGCCCACCATCTCGGTCCGCGGCAAGGACGTGATCGTCAACCGGAATCCCGTTCCTGAGATCAACGAGCGGCGTTTGAAGACCCGGATGCGGGTGGCGGATGGTGAGACCGTGGTGATCGGCGGCCTGATTCGCCGTAACACGACCAGCAGCATCGTCAAGATGCCCGTGCTGGGCGACTTGCCCGGCATTGGATTCCTGTTCCGACAGGAAACGGCCAACAACGACGAGACCGAGGTCATCATCATGGTCACGCCCCACATCAAGAGTGGCGAACGCCTGACCGATTGA